The proteins below come from a single Drosophila miranda strain MSH22 chromosome Y unlocalized genomic scaffold, D.miranda_PacBio2.1 Contig_Y1_pilon, whole genome shotgun sequence genomic window:
- the LOC117189731 gene encoding endoribonuclease dcr-1-like: protein MNFSTPKVQRFLHYVQKTFSGKDAKDICCLVFVERRYTSKCIYQLLKKFIAVIPALRDVLVPQFMVGRNSVSADCESVLERKWQKSAIHQFRDGEANLMVCSSVLEEGIDVKACNYVLILDPLKTFNMYVQTKGRARSKEAQFVLFSSELDRIKTNQQINQYRQAHNDIGEYLKDRVLDRAEPLMQEIADHFHELIPPFINEKGAVLLPSSALMLLHRYCQSLPSDAFGFVEPWITLISWDQKRELFGTQAASKEVVSIELPLSSSVRDKIYSDPMTSVKAAKISAAFKTCIKLYSTGELNERFLPVTLKDRVTAIADFHFDHWKKYSDDVIDTVNSGPITCAG from the exons ATGAACTTTTCGACTCCCAAGGTGCAGAGATTTTTGCATTACGTGCAGAAAACGTTCTCGGGCAAGGATGCCAAGGATATTTGCTGCTTGGTCTTCGTTGAGCGCCGGTATACGAGCAAATGCATATACCAATTGTTGAAGAAGTTCATTGCGGTTATTCCGGCGCTGCGCGATGTTCTCGTGCCGCAGTTTATGGTTGGCCGCAACTCAGTTTCAGCGGATTGTGAGAGCGTCCTGGAGCGCAAGTGGCAAAAGTCG GCCATTCATCAATTTAGGGATGGCGAAGCCAACCTGATGGTCTGTTCGAGCGTTCTAGAGGAAGGCATCGATGTAAAGGCCTGCAATTACGTGTTGATCCTGGATCCATTAAAGACATTTAACATGTACGTGCAGACGAAGGGGCGGGCTCGATCCAAGGAGGCCCAGTTTGTGCTTTTTTCCTCAGAGCTTGACCGCATAAAAACCAACCAACAAATCAATCAATATCGCCAAGCCCATAACGACATCGGAGAGTATTTAAAGGATCGCGTCCTGGATCGGGCCGAACCCCTGATGCAAGAGATAGCCGATCACTTCCACGAATTGATCCCACCATTTATAAACGAAAAAGGTGCCGTGCTGCTGCCTAGCAGTGCCCTGATGCTGCTCCACCGCTACTGCCAGAGCCTGCCCTCGGATGCATTCGGCTTTGTGGAGCCCTGGATCACACTAATCAGTTGGGACCAGAAGCGGGAACTCTTTGGCACACAGGCCGCAAGCAAAGAAGTCGTCTCTATCGAACTTCCACTCAGCTCGTCCGTGCGGGACAAAATTTAT AGCGATCCCATGACTTCCGTTAAGGCGGCAAAAATATCGGCAGCCTTTAAGACCTGCATTAAACTGTACTCCACGGGGGAGCTCAACGAGCGTTTCCTACCCGTCACGCTTAAGGACCGGGTGACGGCGATAGCCGACTTTCACTTTGACCACTGGAAGAAATACAGCGACGATG TTATCGATACGGTAAACTCAGGGCCCATTACATGTGCAGGTTAG
- the LOC117189734 gene encoding endoribonuclease Dicer homolog 2-like produces the protein MLNMVTQKYLELSSVSIVIIDECHHGTGHHPYHEFMHLFLLADRNTPLPRVLGLTGVLIKGNEFKLVAQKLRELETTYRSNIITVSDTEELKNVML, from the coding sequence ATGTTGAATATGGTCACCCAGAAGTACTTGGAGCTGAGCTCTGTGAGCATCGTGATTATAGACGAGTGCCACCATGGCACTGGCCACCATCCCTACCATGAGTTCATGCATCTGTTTTTACTCGCTGATCGAAACACGCCACTGCCGCGCGTTTTGGGACTGACGGGTGTACTCATTAAAGGCAACGAATTTAAGCTGGTCGCTCAAAAGCTCAGAGAGCTGGAGACGACCTACAGAAGCAATATCATCACCGTGTCCGACACGGAGGAATTGAAAAACGTGATGCTGTGA